Below is a genomic region from Betaproteobacteria bacterium.
GCTGGTTCGTGTCCCAGGTTTTTCCGCAGCGATTCCGCGGGACGGTGGATGGCTATCTCAATACCATCGCGCCCCTCTACGGAGATGTGCATACCCTGCCGGAAGCGCTGGGTCGCTACCGCCTGCACGACCGCACCCTCTCCGCCAAGACAAGAGCATCGTCCGGTCTCGTCGATACCATCGCGCGGCGCCGGGCCGAACTCGCGGAAATGCGACGGCACGCTGCTTCGTGTGGGGTGAGACTTGCGGATGCGGACCCGCTCGATCACGAACTGCCGTTCCTGAACTATCGACTCATGGCTGTGAGACTCGGGCTCGACTACCCGGGCTCCGATTGCGATCGTCCCTTGGTGTTGCTGCGAAAGGCGTGGCGTCACTTGAGAGAGGAAGCCTTGCCCGCATCCGTCAAGCTCATGCACGCGGCTTGGTTTGTGGTGCTCGCGGTGCTGCCGGGACGATGGGTGTCGTTGCTGGTCAAGGTGCGTTTCGAGCGAGCGCAGATCTCGCAGTCGTGGCGGCAAAGGCTCGGGCGTGTGGCGGCGCGGGGGGCATAGCGGTCGATGAGCAGCGTTCCTCGATCCGGCGAGGCGAGCATG
It encodes:
- a CDS encoding glycosyltransferase family 2 protein, which encodes MGYPTISVIIPCYNYARYVGEAIDSVLAQGYPAVDLVVVNDGSSDGSLEVIRRHARDGTIIDQPNRGHVPACNAGFAASRGDVVIFLDADDLLEPDALMSVASVWTPVLAKVQFDLKVIDAEGRSLGRRRFGHFGSDYTVERVRREFARNATYRWPVTSGNAYSRWFVSQVFPQRFRGTVDGYLNTIAPLYGDVHTLPEALGRYRLHDRTLSAKTRASSGLVDTIARRRAELAEMRRHAASCGVRLADADPLDHELPFLNYRLMAVRLGLDYPGSDCDRPLVLLRKAWRHLREEALPASVKLMHAAWFVVLAVLPGRWVSLLVKVRFERAQISQSWRQRLGRVAARGA